One genomic region from Muriicola soli encodes:
- the yidC gene encoding membrane protein insertase YidC translates to MEEKKLDLNSIIGFVLIFGILLFWFYQNQPTPEEIEAQKAQIEQQQEAENATEAEVSPAAVDSQPVNLQDSTSLADYRNAMGEFSFTSVSEGVTVLENDVLYLEINNKGGQITEARLKEFITYDSIPVYLVKDGNATFNLNFMTRNNRVINTKDLFFEPSLSSSGENQLLSMKAKVGPQQFLEYRYEIKPGEYLVGFTLRSQGLNNIFNNSQAVNLNWRLKGIRHNKSIQYGNRYTRLTYNHEDGKVSKLSETSDDEETETDIKWLSYRQHFFSSILTTNTPFETAELTSKNLVEEESKEARFTKEYSTTAPLQLEGGELSYAMNWYYGPTDIDVLEKYKDLGLVESIPYGWGIFGWINRHIFTPFYGFLSSFLPFGIAIVVMTIIVRLLMSPVTYKSYLSQAKMKVLKPEITELGEKYKDNAMKKQQETMKLYNKAGVSPMSGCVPALLQLPIFYALFMFFPTSFALRQKSFLWAEDLSSYDTIAQLPFSIPFYGDHVSLFPILASIAIFIYMMMTTGQNMQTQPGMPNMKFIMYLSPLMMLFFFNNYASGLSLYYFVSNLITIFIMLAIKRFILDEEKIHAQIQLNKAKPKKENRFQKKMREMMEQAEQQKKNK, encoded by the coding sequence ATGGAAGAGAAAAAATTAGACCTTAATTCGATAATCGGCTTTGTCCTGATCTTTGGGATATTACTTTTCTGGTTTTACCAGAATCAACCCACACCGGAAGAAATTGAAGCCCAAAAAGCACAGATTGAACAGCAGCAGGAAGCTGAAAATGCTACCGAAGCAGAGGTTAGTCCAGCAGCAGTAGATAGTCAGCCTGTAAATTTACAGGACTCCACCTCCCTGGCAGACTACAGAAATGCCATGGGAGAATTTAGTTTTACTTCAGTTTCAGAAGGCGTTACCGTGCTGGAGAACGATGTGCTGTATTTGGAAATCAACAATAAAGGAGGGCAAATTACCGAAGCCAGACTGAAGGAATTTATTACCTACGATTCTATTCCGGTTTATTTAGTCAAAGACGGAAACGCGACCTTCAATCTCAATTTTATGACCCGCAACAACAGGGTTATCAATACAAAAGATCTCTTTTTCGAGCCTTCACTCAGCAGCAGTGGTGAGAATCAGTTGTTATCTATGAAAGCGAAGGTAGGGCCTCAGCAATTCCTCGAATATCGCTATGAGATTAAACCCGGGGAGTACCTGGTTGGTTTCACCCTTCGCTCACAAGGTCTCAATAATATTTTTAACAACAGTCAGGCCGTAAATCTCAATTGGAGGCTCAAGGGGATTCGCCACAATAAGAGTATTCAGTACGGGAACCGATATACACGTCTAACCTATAACCACGAAGACGGGAAGGTGAGTAAATTATCGGAAACCAGTGACGATGAAGAAACGGAAACCGACATAAAATGGCTGTCTTACCGACAGCATTTTTTCAGTTCGATCCTCACCACCAACACCCCCTTTGAAACGGCTGAACTTACTTCAAAGAATTTAGTGGAAGAAGAGAGTAAGGAAGCCCGGTTTACAAAAGAGTACTCAACGACCGCTCCTTTACAATTAGAGGGAGGCGAGTTGTCCTATGCCATGAATTGGTATTACGGACCAACTGATATTGACGTGCTGGAGAAATACAAAGATCTGGGACTGGTGGAATCTATCCCATACGGATGGGGTATTTTCGGTTGGATCAACCGCCATATCTTTACGCCATTCTACGGCTTTTTAAGCTCTTTTCTGCCCTTCGGGATAGCGATTGTTGTGATGACAATTATCGTACGACTATTAATGTCTCCGGTAACTTATAAATCATATCTCTCCCAGGCAAAGATGAAGGTTTTAAAGCCTGAGATCACAGAACTGGGTGAGAAGTACAAGGACAATGCTATGAAAAAGCAGCAGGAGACCATGAAGTTGTACAATAAAGCCGGGGTGAGTCCGATGAGCGGATGTGTACCCGCCTTGCTACAGCTCCCCATCTTCTATGCCCTGTTTATGTTTTTTCCAACTTCTTTTGCCTTGAGACAGAAGTCGTTCTTATGGGCCGAAGATCTTTCTTCCTACGACACTATTGCCCAATTGCCGTTCAGTATTCCTTTTTACGGTGACCACGTAAGTCTGTTCCCAATTCTGGCCTCTATAGCGATTTTTATCTATATGATGATGACAACAGGACAGAATATGCAGACTCAGCCGGGGATGCCCAATATGAAGTTTATCATGTACTTGTCCCCTCTGATGATGTTGTTCTTCTTTAACAACTATGCGAGTGGATTGAGTTTGTACTATTTTGTTTCCAACCTCATTACCATCTTTATCATGCTGGCCATTAAGCGTTTTATCCTTGATGAGGAAAAAATCCACGCACAGATTCAGCTTAACAAGGCAAAGCCGAAGAAGGAAAATCGTTTCCAGAAGAAGATGAGAGAGATGATGGAACAAGCAGAGCAACAGAAAAAAAATAAGTAA
- a CDS encoding DUF6515 family protein: MKNWKLIASAFLLMFFVHSPEVEAQVASRRTNTVVRVKRAKKRKVRRKKRRVRRRTLRRLPANTRARVWRNVSYYPVGGMYYVARRGVYARAFPPRGFRIRTVPGALTRLMVRGAVYYYSAGVFYRNVDEEYEVVAAPVGAVINELPEDAEEMDFDGITTYELNETLYKAIDDGYEVVDFMDGDE; encoded by the coding sequence ATGAAAAACTGGAAACTTATTGCCAGCGCTTTTTTATTGATGTTTTTTGTCCACAGTCCCGAGGTTGAGGCACAAGTTGCATCCCGCAGGACAAATACAGTAGTAAGAGTAAAACGCGCTAAAAAAAGAAAAGTACGAAGGAAAAAACGAAGAGTAAGACGCAGAACATTACGGAGGTTGCCGGCCAATACCAGGGCGAGAGTCTGGCGTAATGTATCTTATTATCCCGTAGGGGGTATGTATTACGTAGCTCGTAGAGGAGTATACGCAAGGGCATTCCCACCCAGAGGATTCAGGATCAGGACCGTACCAGGAGCCCTTACTCGATTGATGGTAAGAGGGGCGGTGTACTATTATTCAGCAGGAGTTTTCTATCGAAATGTCGATGAGGAGTACGAAGTTGTTGCAGCACCGGTAGGGGCAGTGATCAACGAACTACCTGAAGATGCAGAAGAGATGGACTTTGATGGCATCACCACTTATGAACTAAATGAGACCCTTTACAAGGCGATTGATGACGGCTATGAGGTTGTCGATTTTATGGATGGTGACGAATAG